One window from the genome of Mustela lutreola isolate mMusLut2 chromosome 11, mMusLut2.pri, whole genome shotgun sequence encodes:
- the LOC131811012 gene encoding proline-rich protein HaeIII subfamily 1-like has protein sequence MLSVGGRRLQTKPGSPGKVLRAHDTDGPQPEEALGPEGGGQQSRTSGGFPHARGDPATFPKPRGSGSPQPAQPFPTSGRKEGAPGAGLRSGAGGQVRARARRPPAYSSSPARGAASPLPALTRRSSAAPSALRAIAPPPPPRPRLRPLARLSPPLPRVPAGAPPAPPRSSRPEGRSPRPPRRPTQGRGARCGRREENGTVSPPELLAPEVDLS, from the coding sequence ATGTTGTCCGTCGGAGGGAGAAGACTGCAGACAAAGCCCGGATCTCCAGGGAAGGTGCTCCGGGCCCACGACACCGACGGACCACAGCCAGAAGAGGCGCTAGGGCCGGAGGGTGGCGGCCAGCAAAGCAGAACCTCAGGCGGGTTCCCACACGCCCGCGGAGACCCAGCGACTTTTCCGAAGCCTCGAGGTTCGGGCTCGCCACAGCCTGCCCAGCCCTTCCCCACCTCGGGGCGCAAAGAAGGAGCGCCCGGCGCCGGGCTCCGCTCAGGCGCAGGCGGACAGGTCAGGGCGCGAGCCCGGCGCCCGCCCGCGTATTCGTCCTCGCCCGCCCGGGGCGCCGCGTCCCCGCTGCCCGCACTTACCAGGAGAAGCAGCGCGGCGCCCTCCGCACTCCGCGCCATCGCGCCCCCGCCTCCGCCGCGCCCTCGCCTCCGGCCGCTCGCCCGGCTCTCACCGCCGCTCCCCCGCGTCCCCGCCGgcgcgcccccggccccgccccgaaGCTCCCGCCCCGAGGGCCGCTCTCCGCGGCCGCCGCGCCGCCCTACCCAGGGGCGCGGTGCCAGGTGCGGCCGCCGCGAGGAAAATGGAACCGTGAGCCCGCCCGAGCTGCTGGCGCCCGAG